A region from the Inhella inkyongensis genome encodes:
- a CDS encoding GNAT family N-acetyltransferase, which yields MSPEIRPARAEDTTQLAALTTLVWLDTYEAGGLSQAGAAEALSLGSPVAMAARLLDPKRQVLVLCDRKLLLGYAEIEHPAPCPEQPSATTELARLYVIRHMQGRGLGGRLLTAAENQAKALGAHSLWLTAWVGNAQALRFYAHKGYRDAGLRSFAFQDQVVENRLLIKDLN from the coding sequence TTGAGCCCCGAGATCCGCCCGGCGAGGGCCGAGGACACGACCCAGCTCGCGGCCTTGACCACCCTGGTCTGGCTGGATACCTACGAGGCCGGTGGCCTGAGTCAGGCCGGGGCCGCCGAGGCCCTTAGCCTGGGCAGCCCGGTGGCGATGGCCGCGCGGCTGCTGGACCCCAAGCGACAGGTTCTGGTGCTATGTGACCGGAAGCTTTTGCTTGGATATGCCGAAATCGAACACCCGGCCCCCTGCCCGGAACAGCCCTCAGCGACGACCGAGCTGGCGCGGCTTTACGTCATTCGCCACATGCAAGGCCGTGGCCTGGGTGGGCGCTTGCTCACCGCCGCAGAGAACCAGGCCAAAGCCCTCGGCGCCCACAGCCTGTGGCTGACAGCCTGGGTGGGCAACGCCCAAGCGCTGCGCTTTTATGCCCACAAGGGCTACCGCGATGCGGGTCTGCGCAGCTTTGCTTTTCAGGATCAAGTGGTCGAGAACCGTCTGTTGATCAAAGACCTGAACTGA
- a CDS encoding S9 family peptidase, with translation MKIRALALAAALAAGMTLPAAPLLAAEPVPLKTYLSSSKYISPTLSPNGRYMALLTPINGKRNLAVIDLKTRKSQSVTNISGFDVIEFDWIGNERLAFSLGQLGAPTGAEHGDGGGLFVVSRDGKEARTITPTARDQGAQGGYQSARGLSFLRSIPGNDDEFLASGNLRVVDSLDIYRVNAVTGKQTLLTFEHPGKVMSWELDNKLVPRVAVVRDRKDETMEGTSRILYRATVESPWVEVESSPLRSGEIFTPLSFDQDDKTLFVASNRGRDTTAIYRFNPETKQLGELLAAHPRYDMGVDAAGGSAGGVLQRQETGELVGFSVPAEESQISWIHNDWAQVQAQMEASFPGKNVSIQRRAGASTLVTVSSATHIPRSYLYDEKAKRLEELFVANEVLKDEHLAPTQHFLLKTRDGLEIPSMYVLPKDYKPGQKLPTVVHVHGGPHARADFGGFPSTFGTREAQILASRGYAVILPNFRVTPGFGRKIYLAGFGAIGTKMSEDHEDAVHWAVKQGFADPQRVCITGGSYGGYATLQALVKTPDLFACGVAGLSVSDFKLQLTSTSGDTVRSKPGVAHWMRMLDMGKDDSWDKVKPISPAYNVARIKAPLAMYAGRDDIRTPLEQTERVVDEMKKLGKAPEFVFIADGEAHGFGKPENNLKKYELMLDFLDRHIGSKSRFAKPQ, from the coding sequence ATGAAGATTCGTGCCCTTGCCCTCGCTGCCGCCCTGGCCGCTGGGATGACCCTGCCTGCCGCACCGCTATTGGCCGCCGAGCCAGTGCCGCTCAAGACCTATCTTTCGTCTTCCAAGTACATCAGCCCGACGCTCTCGCCCAATGGCCGCTACATGGCCCTGCTGACGCCCATCAACGGCAAGCGCAATCTCGCGGTCATCGATCTGAAGACGCGCAAGTCGCAGTCCGTCACGAATATTTCGGGCTTCGATGTCATTGAATTTGATTGGATTGGCAACGAGCGATTGGCCTTTTCGCTCGGTCAACTTGGTGCCCCGACGGGGGCCGAACACGGCGACGGCGGCGGCCTCTTCGTGGTCAGCCGCGATGGCAAGGAAGCCCGGACCATCACGCCGACCGCAAGGGATCAGGGCGCGCAGGGCGGCTATCAGTCCGCTCGAGGCCTCTCTTTCTTGCGCTCCATCCCTGGCAATGACGACGAATTCCTGGCTTCGGGCAATCTGCGCGTCGTGGATTCGCTTGACATCTACCGCGTAAACGCGGTGACCGGCAAGCAGACCCTGCTGACCTTTGAGCACCCTGGCAAGGTCATGTCCTGGGAACTGGACAACAAACTGGTCCCGCGTGTTGCCGTGGTGCGCGATCGCAAGGACGAGACCATGGAGGGCACCAGTCGCATCCTTTATCGCGCAACAGTCGAATCACCCTGGGTGGAAGTGGAGTCCAGCCCGTTGCGCAGTGGGGAGATCTTCACGCCCCTGTCCTTCGACCAGGACGACAAAACCTTGTTTGTCGCCTCCAACCGCGGGCGTGACACCACGGCCATCTACCGTTTCAACCCCGAAACCAAACAACTCGGTGAACTGCTAGCAGCCCATCCGCGCTATGACATGGGTGTTGACGCTGCGGGTGGATCAGCGGGTGGTGTGTTGCAACGCCAAGAAACAGGTGAGTTGGTGGGCTTTTCGGTGCCAGCAGAGGAGTCTCAAATCAGTTGGATCCACAACGACTGGGCCCAAGTGCAAGCACAGATGGAGGCTAGCTTCCCCGGCAAGAATGTCTCCATTCAACGCCGCGCAGGGGCATCGACCCTGGTGACTGTCAGCAGTGCCACCCACATTCCGCGCTCCTATTTGTATGACGAGAAGGCCAAGCGGTTGGAAGAGCTCTTTGTCGCCAACGAAGTGCTGAAGGACGAGCATCTGGCGCCGACGCAGCACTTCCTGTTGAAGACGCGCGACGGGCTCGAGATCCCGTCGATGTATGTGCTGCCCAAGGACTACAAACCCGGGCAGAAGCTGCCCACCGTCGTTCATGTGCACGGCGGCCCGCACGCGCGTGCCGACTTCGGCGGCTTCCCGTCCACCTTTGGCACCCGCGAGGCACAGATCCTGGCCTCGCGCGGCTATGCGGTGATCCTGCCCAACTTCCGAGTCACTCCAGGTTTTGGCCGCAAGATTTATCTGGCCGGTTTTGGTGCCATCGGCACCAAGATGTCCGAGGACCACGAAGACGCCGTCCACTGGGCCGTCAAGCAGGGCTTCGCCGATCCGCAGCGCGTCTGCATCACCGGAGGCAGCTACGGTGGATACGCGACTCTGCAGGCCCTGGTCAAGACCCCAGATCTGTTTGCCTGCGGCGTCGCTGGTCTGAGCGTTTCCGACTTCAAACTGCAGCTGACCTCGACCTCGGGAGACACCGTCAGAAGCAAGCCCGGTGTTGCCCACTGGATGCGCATGTTGGACATGGGCAAGGATGACAGCTGGGACAAAGTCAAACCCATCTCGCCGGCCTATAACGTGGCCCGCATCAAGGCCCCCCTGGCCATGTACGCCGGGCGCGACGACATTCGCACCCCGCTGGAGCAAACCGAGCGCGTCGTAGATGAGATGAAGAAGCTGGGCAAGGCCCCAGAGTTCGTCTTCATCGCCGACGGCGAGGCCCATGGCTTTGGCAAGCCGGAGAACAACCTCAAGAAATACGAGCTGATGCTCGACTTCCTGGATCGTCACATCGGTTCCAAATCACGTTTCGCCAAGCCCCAGTAA
- a CDS encoding ParB/RepB/Spo0J family partition protein, with the protein MVTKRPKGLGLGLDALLGPKVSDTPAPEGLPSSLKVNLLQAGKYQPRTRMDEGSLYELAESIKSQGVMQPILVRPVGGGRYEIIAGERRFRASQLAGLSEVPVLVKEVPDEAAAVMALIENIQREDLNPLEEAQGLQRLVEEFQLTHEQAAQAVGRSRSAASNLLRLLQLAEPVQQLLMAGDLDMGHARALLGLEGAQQITTAHEVAAKKLSVRETEKLVANQAAGRQKPLLRVMNEKSRDLLNLEEELSDLFAAQVYIRVLKRGKKGNKDQSGELAIAFGSLDALQGVIERLRGPQA; encoded by the coding sequence ATGGTTACGAAACGCCCCAAAGGTCTTGGCCTCGGCCTGGACGCCCTGCTTGGCCCCAAGGTCAGCGACACCCCCGCGCCCGAAGGCCTGCCCAGCTCGCTGAAAGTCAATCTGCTGCAGGCCGGTAAATACCAGCCGCGCACGCGCATGGATGAGGGCTCGCTCTACGAGCTGGCCGAGAGCATCAAGAGCCAGGGCGTGATGCAGCCGATCCTGGTGCGGCCGGTGGGTGGCGGGCGTTACGAAATCATTGCCGGTGAGCGACGCTTCCGCGCCAGCCAGCTGGCGGGTCTGAGCGAGGTGCCAGTGCTCGTCAAGGAGGTGCCCGACGAAGCTGCCGCCGTGATGGCGCTGATCGAGAACATCCAGCGCGAAGACCTCAACCCGCTGGAAGAGGCGCAGGGTCTGCAGCGCCTGGTGGAGGAGTTCCAGCTCACCCACGAACAGGCCGCGCAAGCGGTGGGTCGCTCGCGCAGTGCGGCCAGCAATCTCTTGCGCCTGTTGCAGCTGGCCGAGCCGGTGCAGCAGCTGCTCATGGCGGGTGACCTGGACATGGGCCACGCCCGCGCCCTGCTGGGCCTGGAGGGCGCGCAGCAGATCACCACGGCCCACGAGGTGGCGGCCAAGAAACTCAGCGTGCGCGAGACCGAAAAGCTGGTGGCAAACCAAGCCGCCGGACGGCAAAAGCCTCTGCTGCGCGTGATGAACGAGAAGTCGCGCGATCTGCTGAACCTGGAAGAGGAGCTGTCCGATCTGTTCGCAGCCCAGGTCTATATTCGCGTGCTCAAACGCGGCAAGAAGGGCAACAAGGACCAAAGCGGTGAACTGGCGATTGCCTTTGGCTCGCTGGACGCCCTGCAAGGCGTGATCGAACGCCTGCGCGGCCCCCAAGCTTGA